The Engraulis encrasicolus isolate BLACKSEA-1 chromosome 4, IST_EnEncr_1.0, whole genome shotgun sequence genome includes a window with the following:
- the cnot2 gene encoding CCR4-NOT transcription complex subunit 2, with the protein MFGATRKKFGEGVDGDYPDDSMYYGQPSMFPHRSEKDILASPSPSSSGQLSQLGASLYGPQSALGFPMRGMSNNTPQLNRSLTQSVQIPSHITPTTGVPTVSLHTPPSPNRGILPMNSRNMMNHSQVGPGPGLGMSGRTNSMSSSGLGSPNRSSPSIICMPKQQAARQPFTINSMSGFGMNRNQAFGMNSSLSSNIFNGTDGSENVTGLDLSDFPALADRTRREGGVNPTPLHNPLAGRAPYVGMVTKPSNEQSQDFSIHNEDFPALPGPNYKDSTLTSDEGKSNLNSLNKNSSTVDGPKFPGDKPSTQNNSQPKKGIQVLPDGKVTNIPSGMVTDQFGMIGLLTFIRAAETDPGMVHLALGSDLTTLGLNLNSPENLYPKFASPWASAPCRPQDIDFHVPSEYLTNIHIRDKLAAIKLARYGEDLLFYLYYMNGGDLLQLLAAVELFNRDWRYHKEERVWITRAPGMEPTLKTNTYERGTYYFFDCLNWRKVAKEFHLEYDKLEERPHVPTTFNYNPAQQAF; encoded by the exons ATGTTTGGTGCAACAAGGAAGAAGTTTGGAGAGGGGGTTGATGGCGACTACCCTGATGACAGTATGTACTATGGCCAGCCATCCATGTTTCCACATCGATCAGAGAAAGAC ATACTGgcgtctccctccccctcctcatcaggGCAGTTATCACAACTGGGTGCAAGTCTGTACGGACCCCAAA GTGCACTTGGCTTCCCTATGAGGGGCATGAGCAATAACACCCCACAGCTAAATCGCAGCCTAACACAAAGCGTCCAGATACCGAGCCATATTACTCCGACGACAGGGGTACCCACAGTGTCACTTCACACTCCACCCTCGCCTAACCG GGGTATCCTGCCCATGAACAGCCGGAACATGATGAACCATTCGCAGGTGGGCCCGGGGCCCGGGCTGGGCATGAGCGGCCGGACCAACAGCATGAGCAGCTCGGGGCTGGGCAGCCCCAACCGCAGCTCCCCCAGCATCATATGCATGCCCAAGCAGCAGGCGGCACGACAACCCTTTACCATCAACAG TATGTCTGGCTTTGGAATGAACAGGAATCAGGCGTTTGGCATGAACAGCTCCCTATCAAGTAACATCTTCAATGGCACAG ATGGAAGTGAAAATGTAACGGGTTTAGACCTCTCAGACTTCCCAGCGCTAGCGGACAGGACTCGGAGGGAGGGGGGCGTCAACCCCACACCCCTACACAACCCCCTGGCAGGGAGAGCACCCtatg TCGGGATGGTCACGAAGCCATCGAACGAACAGTCTCAAGATTTCTCGATTCACAACGAGGACTTCCCTGCACTCCCTGGGCCCAACTACAAGGACTCCACATTAACCAGTGACGAGGGCAAATCG AATCTGAACTCTTTAAACAAGAACAGTTCTACTGTGGACGGGCCAAAGTTTCCTGGTGATAAGCCATCAACACAGAACAACAGCCAACCGAAAAAAGGCATTCAGGTTTTACCTGACG GTAAGGTGACCAACATTCCCTCGGGGATGGTGACGGACCAGTTTGGGATGATCGGACTGTTGACGTTTATCCGAGCAGCGGAGACGGATCCTGGAATGGTCCATTTGGCACTGGGCAGTGACCTAACAACACTAGGTCTCAACCTCAACTCCCCAGA GAATTTGTATCCCAAATTTGCCTCTCCATGGGCCTCAGCACCATGTCGACCACAGGACATCG actTCCACGTCCCATCGGAATACTTGACCAACATTCACATAAGGGATAAG CTGGCTGCCATCAAACTGGCTCGATATGGTGAAGACCTTCTATTCTACCTGTACTACATGAATGGCGGAGATCTCTTGCAACTCCTGGCAGCGGTGGAACT CTTCAACAGGGACTGGCGGTACCACAAGGAGGAGCGGGTTTGGATCACACGAGCGCCAGGCATGGAGCCCACACTAAAGACCAACACCTACGAGAGGGGGACGTACTACTTCTTTGACTGTCTTAACTGGAGGAAAGTAGCAAAG GAATTTCACCTCGAATACGACAAGCTGGAGGAGCGGCCCCACGTGCCAACGACCTTCAACTACAACCCAGCGCAGCAGGCCTTCTGA
- the washc4 gene encoding WASH complex subunit 4, with product MAMESMSPDWEFDRFDDGSQKIHTEVQLKNYGKFLEEYTSQLKGIEEALDDTIGDVWDFTLDPIALQLVPHEQSSLLELIKTDNKVLNKVITVYAALCSEVKKLKYEAEHKFYNGLLYYGEGASDNSVLEGESQIQMGRFISFLQELSCFVSRCFEVVVNIVHQLAALYTSTKGAPKIIESAGVHFQTVYEHLGELLVVLITLDEIMENHMTLKDHWKMYKRLLKSVHHNPLKFAISEDKLKPFEKLLLKLEGQLLDGMIFQACVDQRFDDPGAGVNVSKNSQFAEEFSYNIRTIFTNVESKLGEPSEIDQRDKYAGVSGLFVLHFHIFRTVDKKLYRSLLDVCKKVPAVTLTANIIWFPDAFLVNKVPPAAKLLDKKSLLSIRAHREAFLQQKAQTLAKDVQSYYVFVASWMMKMESILSREQRPEKLAEDLSGRCSVFVQGILYAYSLSTIIKTTMNMHMSMQKPMTKASVKALCRLVELLKAVEHTFYRRSMVVADSVSHITQQLQSQALTAIATAKKRVVSEKKYSEQRLDVLSSLVLAENTLNGPSTKERRLVVSLALSVGTQMRTFRDEELLPLQLVLKKLDLISELKERVKVQCDCSFLYWHRAVFPIYLDDVYDNAVDAARIHYMFSALRDSVPSMMHAKHMDTYDQLLQSYDVEIMDVFKEHLLDKLCKEIEKDLRLSVHTHLKLDDRNPFKVGLKDLAHFFTLKPIRFFNRFIDIKAYVTHYLDKTFYNLTTVALHDWATYSEMRNLATQRYGLIMTEAHLPSQTLEQGLDVLEIMRNIHVFVSRYNYNLNNQIFIEKTSNNKHLNTINIRHIANSIRTHGTGIMNTTVNFTYQFLRKKFYIFSQFMYDEHIKSRLIKDIRFFRETKDESDQKYPFERAEKFNRGIRKLGITPDGQSYLDQFRQLISQIGNAMGYVRMIRSGGLHCCSSAIRFVPDLEDIVNFEEAVKEEGLSEETLKAASLLDSVLGDLTSNSAEGTEYFKMLVGVFSPEFRSVKNMHLRNFYMIVPPLTVNFVEHSIGCKEKLNKKNKGGASFTDDGFAMGVAYILKLLDQYQEFDSLHWFQAVRDKYVKEINAVVKEQNVQTTSQDEKLMQTMNLTQKRLDVYLQEFELLYFSLSSARIFFRADKTAAEETAEKKDREDVSKGGTEGTSESSTK from the exons ATGGCTATGGAGTCGATGTCACCTGACTGGGAATTCGACCGCTTTGATGATGGTTCGCAGA AAATACACACCGAAGTGCAACTGAAGAATTACGGAAAGTTCCTGGAAGAGTACACATCACAGCTCAAAGGCATTGAGGAAGCATTGGACGATACGATTGGTGATGTCTGGGACTTCACACTTGACCCCATAGCATTGCAG CTGGTTCCTCATGAACAGTCATCACTGTTGGAGCTCATTAAAACTGATAATAAG GTGCTCAACAAAGTAATAACGGTTTATGCTGCATTGTGCAGTGAAGTGAAGAAGTTAAAATATGAG GCCGAGCATAAATTCTATAATGGCCTGCTGTACTATGGAGAAGGAG CCTCAGATAACAGTGTGTTGGAAGGAGAGTCACAAATACAGATGGGAAGATTCATCTCGTTCCTGCAG GAGCTGTCTTGCTTTGTGTCTCGCTGTTTTGAAGTTGTGGTCAACATTGTGCACCAGCTAGCTGCTCTTTACACCAGTACCAA GGGCGCCCCCAAAATTATTGAGTCCGCTGGAGTTCACTTTCAG ACGGTGTATGAGCATTTGGGCGAGCTGCTTGTAGTTCTCATCACCCTGGACGAGATCATGGAGAACCACATGACCTTGAAGGACCACTGGAAGATGTACAAGAG gttattGAAATCAGTGCATCACAACCCATTAAAGTTTGCAATTTCAGAAGACAAACTGAAGCCCTTTGAGAAGCTTCTGTTGAAGCTGGAAGGACAGCTGCTGGATGGCATGATCTTTCAG GCTTGTGTGGATCAGAGGTTTGATGATCCAGGAGCAGGCGTCAATGTCTCTAAAAACTCTCAGTTTGCTGAAGAGTTCAGTTACAACATCCGCACCATCTTTACTAATGTTGAGTCAAAATTGG GGGAACCTTCAGAGATTGACCAACGGGACAAGTACGCTGGAGTCTCCGGGCTTTTTGTtcttcattttcacattttcaggACAGTGGACAAGAAACTCTACAGATCGCTGCTGGACGTTTGCAAAAAA GTGCCAGCAGTGACCCTGACGGCGAACATCATCTGGTTCCCCGACGCCTTCCTGGTCAACAAGGTGCCCCCTGCCGCCAAGCTGCTGGACAAGAAGAGTCTTCTGAGCATCCGCGCACACAGAGAGGCCTTCCTACAGCAGAAGGCACAGACGCTGGCCAA GGATGTCCAGTCCTACTATGTCTTTGTGGCCTCCTGGATGATGAAGATGGAGTCCATTCTGTCCAGAGAGCAGCGGCCAGAGAAGCTGGCAGAGGACCTGAGCGGCAggtgcagtgtgtttgtgcag GGCATCCTGTATGCCTACAGCCTCAGCACCATCATCAAGACCACCATGAACATGCACATGTCCATGCAGAAGCCCATGACCAAGGCCTCCGTCAAGGCCCTGTGTCGATTGGTGGAGCTGTTGAAA GCGGTGGAGCACACGTTTTACCGGCGGTCCATGGTGGTGGCCGATTCTGTCTCTCACATCACGCAGCAGTTGCAGTCGCAGGCTCTCACAGCTATTGCCACCGCCAAG AAAAGGGTGGTATCTGAGAAGAAATACAGTGAGCAGAGGCTGGACGTGTTGTCATCGCTGGTGCTGGCGGAGAACACGCTCAACGGGCCGAGCACTAAGGAGCGACGACTCGTGGTCTCACTAGCACTCAGCGTGGGAACGCAAATG AGGACGTTCCGAGATGAAGAGCTGCTTCCCCTGCAGCTGGTGCTGAAGAAGCTGGACCTGATCAGCGAACTGAAGGAAAG ggTGAAGGTTCAGTGTGACTGTAGTTTCCTGTATTGGCACCGTGCAGTCTTCCCTATCTACCTGGACGATGTCTACGACAACGCTGTGGATGCAGCGCGCATACAC TACATGTTCAGTGCCCTAAGAGACAGTGTGCCCAGTATGATGCACGCCAAGCACATGGACACATACGACCAGCTGCTGCAGAGCTATGACGTGGAGATCATGGACGTCTTCAAAGAG CACCTGTTGGATAAGCTCTGCAAGGAGATTGAGAAGGACCTGCGCCTGTCTGTCCACACACACCTCAAGCTGGATGACAGGAACCCCTTTAAAGTCGGCCTGAAAGACCTGGCCCACTTTTTCACCCTCAAGCCCATCCGCTTCTTCAACCGTTTCATCGACATCAAAG CCTATGTGACTCACTACCTGGACAAAACCTTTTACAACCTGACGACGGTGGCCCTGCATGACTGGGCGACGTACAGTGAGATGAGGAACCTCGCCACGCAGCGCTACGGGCTCATCATGACCGAGGCACACCTGCCCAGCCAGACCCTCGAACAG GGGCTGGATGTCTTGGAGATCATGAGGAATATTCATGTCTTCGTGTCACGCTATAACTACAATCTAAACAACCAG ATCTTCATTGAGAAGACGAGCAACAACAAACATCTCAACACCATCAACATCAGACACATTGCCAACTCCATCCGCACACACGGGACTGGGATCATGAACACCACG GTTAACTTCACATATCAGTTTCTTCGGAAGAAGTTCTACATCTTCAGTCAGTTTATGTATGATGAGCACATCAAGTCCAGACTCATCAAGGACATCCGCTTCTTCAGGGAGACCAAAGATGAGTCCGATCAGAAG TATCCCTTCGAGAGGGCGGAGAAGTTCAACCGTGGCATCAGGAAGCTGGGCATCACGCCAGATGGCCAGAGCTACCTCGACCAGTTCAGGCAGCTCATCAGCCAGATTG GCAATGCGATGGGTTATGTGCGGATGATTCGCTCCGGGGGCCTACATTGCTGCAGCAGTGCCATCAG GTTTGTTCCAGACCTTGAGGACATCGTCAACTTTGAGGAGGCGGTGAAGGAGGAGGGCCTTTCGGAGGAGACCCTAAAAGCGGCCAG CCTGCTAGACTCTGTCCTGGGAGACCTGACCAGCAACTCTGCAGAGGGCACGGAGTATTTCAAGATGTTGGTTGGAGTCTTCTCGCCAGAGTTCCGCAGTGTCAAGAACATGCACCTCCGCAACTTCTACATGATCGTCCCACCTCTG aCTGTCAATTTTGTTGAGCATTCGATTGGTTGCAAAGAGAAACTCAACAAGAAAAACAAAGGAGGGGCATCCTTCACAGATGATGGATTTGCCATGG GGGTGGCCTACATCCTGAAGCTGCTGGACCAGTATCAGGAGTTCGACTCGCTGCACTGGTTCCAGGCGGTGCGCGACAAATACGTGAAGGAGATCAACGCCGTGGTGAAGGAGCAGAACGTCCAGACCACAAGCCAGGACGAGAAGCTCATGCAGACCATGAACCTCACGCAGAAACGCCTGGACGTCTACCTACAG GAGTTTGAGCTGCTGTACTTCTCGCTGAGCAGTGCCCGCATCTTCTTCAGGGCTGACAAGACGGCAGCGGAAGAGACAGCTGAGAAGAAGGATCGCG agGATGTATCTAAAGGAGGCACAGAGGGTACATCTGAGTCGAGCACAAAATGA